One genomic segment of Ictalurus punctatus breed USDA103 chromosome 12, Coco_2.0, whole genome shotgun sequence includes these proteins:
- the acp5a gene encoding tartrate-resistant acid phosphatase type 5a precursor — translation MITIFLITLPVVLCSPPSFSVLEDEGTNRSSIRFLVVGDWGGLPNAPFITPVEWATAQEMGRTAEQLGADFVLALGDNFYYRGVTSVDDPRFQETFENVFTAKSLNIPWYVVAGNHDHAGSVRAQIQYSKMSRRWNFPYYYYELKFHIPHTNATLHVLMLDTVLLCGNTDDFQDGTPSGPASSVLANHQLLWLQERMQSSTADFLLVAGHYPVWSVSKHGPTDCLLRRLRPLLVKYKATAYLCGHDHNLQYFQESSVGYVVSGAGNFIDPDMRHRNSVPRDSLKFFTGKSSTLGGFAHMEVTDKKLTVTFIQARGTSLYRTVLPKRNL, via the exons ATGATCACCATCTTCCTTATCACACTTCCTGTTGTCCTTTGCTCCCCTCCTTCATTTAGTGTGCTGGAAGATGAAGGCA CTAATCGatcatccatccgttttctggTGGTTGGAGACTGGGGCGGTTTACCCAATGCACCCTTCATCACGCCTGTAGAGTGGGCTACAGCACAGGAAATGGGCCGAACTGCTGAGCAGCTTGGAGCTGACTTTGTTTTAGCCCTTGGCGATAATTTTTACTATAGAGGAGTAACGAGTGTGGATGACCCCAGGTTTCAG GAGACATTTGAGAACGTCTTTACTGCTAAATCTCTCAATATCCCATGGTATGTTGTTGCTGGCAACCACGACCATGCAGGAAGTGTTCGTGCCCAGATTCAGTACAGCAAAATGTCTCGACGATG GAATTTCCCCTATTATTACTATGAACTGAAGTTCCACATCCCACACACCAATGCCACTCTGCATGTGCTAATGTTGGACACAGTGCTTCTTTGTGGAAACACTGATGACTTCCAGGATGGAACACCAAGTGGGCCTGCAAGTAGTGTGTTGGCCAACCACCAGCTGCTGTGGCTGCAGGAACGCATgcagagctccacagctgaTTTCCTGCTTGTGGCTGGTCATTATCCTGTCTGGTCAGTGTCCAAACATGGGCCCACTGACTGCCTGTTGAGAAGGCTTCGCCCCTTGTTGGTGAAGTACAAAGCCACAGCTTACCTGTGTGGACATGATCACAACCTGCAG TATTTCCAGGAGTCCAGTGTTGGTTATGTTGTGAGCGGTGCTGGAAACTTCATTGACCCAGACATGAGGCATAGAAACTCTGTTCCTCGAGATTCTCTGAAGTTCTTCACAGGCAAATCCTCTACGCTTGGTGGCTTTGCTCACATGGAGGTTACAGATAAAAAACTAACTGTAACCTTCATCCAAGCAAGAGGAACTTCACTGTATCGCACTGTGCTACCTAAACGCAACTTGTAA